Genomic window (Zingiber officinale cultivar Zhangliang chromosome 2B, Zo_v1.1, whole genome shotgun sequence):
CGACCCCACCATCCGCTCAATGCCTGTGTACctacatgaacctccctccatatccgtggagcCAGCACTAGAATGACCGTTAAGATAGCGAATCTACCTTTAATGTGAAGCACTTCAGTTCTTGTTTTATGGATTCTGATGGCACCACTCTAAACTCGAGGATAAGATTTTTTTCAACCCAAAGCGACTAATGTTGGGGATCTGAGCTTTAAGATGTTATGTAAATATCTACATTTGTTACCGGGCGTAACCCATAATGGGCAGTCTTAGGCTAAATAAACATCATTAAAAACCTTTTCAGAGGCTCCAAAGAATTATAATCCTTTTTATTAAGATTATTTTCAGATACTCGTGTTCTTCGAATGgatgaatattcgccaaggtggagattattgacgggtgactcatatttggatgagaTTAATGCGATGAATGTTATGAATGAAAAATCTGTTAAaactttttataataaaattttgttacgaTTTTATATACCAGAATTTTGTTACattttttcataacagaattctgttgcgatttaacaaaattctgttatgattttactGGGTCTAGAGTTTATGCATTATTTATAAGGATCATTGTAACCCTATTGTACAACAACAAACataagaatcattagatgtgattctcttgtgtagagagaattatAATAAAGCTTAGGTCGTTTTTGTGGAGTAGACAAGCcgtcgaaccacggtaactctttttctttctcttcttctcctttctcatgtttgctctccttttgtgtgtctttgtcttgttactccgcgcgatctctttctgtcttcctcttcttccgcattTTAGAgattgagaggtgttgccctctCTTTACGCAGCATCTCGGGTATCAGCTCATATCGTCATGATAATTAGTGCTCGATTGAGTTTGTGATTTTACCGTTTTATTCTTGAAAATAAACTTCCACATAAATCTCCGAGCATTATTGAAGGGGACAAATATGCTTTAAGGAGACTTCATTCTACTAGACTCGGCCTCCACTCGGTACAGTTACGGCAAAGTTCCCGGTTCAACTTGGCATCCACTCGGCGTTCGCTCAGACACACCGAGCACTTAGCCAATTCAATTCGGCAAATTGCTCAGGTGATCTTCCTCCTCATTGACTTAGGACAATAGTCGGCACAAGTGCCAACTCGCAACAACATCTCCACTCGCGGCTTGGGCTCAACTCAAATCAAGCAAAGGCCAGCTCTCGAACAAACTTGGTGATAGACTTACAATAGCCGGTAACTTTAGATAAAATTGTTCAAGTCATCTTATCAGTAAATCAGACTCGATAGATTTGTGAAACAAAGATTATGTAACAATCTTAAAATATAGATGGTAATTTAGTTGACTCctaacactttgttcatcattaAACGTACCCTTTGCTTTAATTAAACTGAGTTAATCCCTCGGTTAATTTTAATAACCATGGGCATGTTTACTTGATAGAAAATTACGTAGGGATCATGGATTTTAGAACTTTGTATACTTTAACGTTTAGGTTTCATTTAtctcaaaataaaaaaacttatttaaagtatatattttttaagaagttttttaaaataatagatttttttttatggaGCCTCACAGTATATGAACCACACTTGGATAGACGGTCAAGATTGGCTAAGGTCAACCCCAGGTATGTGAGACGCGATGGGCCATAAATAGTTAAGCATGTGACTACGTGATGCGTCTCATATACGacggttttttttttaatcaaaataagcggttattgttttttatttatttttatctaaaaagagcatcttaattttaaaattatcaaaaacaaTATCAAAACCAATATTATTTCCTTCTTATTCCTTCCATCAACCTCCTAAATCCTCCCTCTCGCATCATTTCTAATGCATCTCctctcttcaaaattaaaaaagatcTGATATATTCCCATATCAGATCCATCGTTGGATCTGATATTTTCCCATACTCTGggcatgatatttttcatatcatGCCCATACTAAGTCTAATATTTGTCCATATCATGCATGTCACTATGTGAAAATATGCAATAGACTTCGTCCCTGTTTACTTCAGTAATTAtaattacgaagtaatatatgataattgaCTTCGCTAATAAATTTTATGCAGTAAATATACTTCCAACGTTGGACGTGATATGAAAAATTTCAGGTCCACTCAGGGCTGACGCTGACGTGGCATGTTgcgccaatcgatcagtcaacGCCTTCTGCTATTGCTGCTTGACTATTTTGGCTGCTCGAGCTTGCACAAGCATATCGAGCTTCTTTTAAGTGAGCGTCACAGTGTGAAGTCATCCAGCTTTTTCCATAttctcggctcggatgcaggtgcgttcccacagactgcgtcaaatttgatcctgtccgattGTCGAGGCGATGGATGTCgagggacgtggcgctcctgttgaccgcGCGTGGACTTCGAGCTGGAGGGACCTCCGTTGAAGCTTGGGGCATTTTATATAGGGCTCCGTTGAAGCTTGGACCCTTTATCTCTAACGTGGcaatggaagcttccgtcgtacaatCCACTGTCTAACCACGCCATCGATCATGCCGTCTGTCAGCGGCAtggactcccaaaaggatatcgcaGATCCTCCTTTTGTCCGTTACTGGGCCGAGTGAGTGGGTCGTTCGACTAAGCATCAGCCGTCCGGACACTATCATTCTCGGGTCGAACGAGATGATCGCTCGGCTAACCTTCCCCTATTCGAGCTCCGCTTTGAATATAATATGTTATGTCATAACTCCACTTAGCTGGTTCCACGATTTGATGTAAGTCAGGACGAAATGGTTCACTTTAGTCAAaggattaaatattatttttttttaacggaTTATTTTGCATTTGCTGGTGCGCGCTAGCTTCTCTGTAATTTTTGGTCTGGACcattcatatttaattaatttagcttACTTATGTTTGTTGCATTTCTTCAATTCGAAGTTCTTCCTCACGTGCAATAAGGATCGATTCTCCATGAATCTAGCAACAAACCAAGTCAACATTAATGAAACgttcttaattaaataataaattaagcaTGTTTGGTCGACTCACCAACCAACCAACCAACCAACCAACCACACCTCCTTTGACGATGCCCATCAATTATAAGATTACCGCACGCAAACCCCAATTCAACACATCAACGACGCCTGACCTTCCTCACCCACtccaaatcattttaaaaccatCGCAAACACGTTCTTCAATTCAAGACTAATTACCcaacttgattaatttttttttttttttcaattcaatACTAATTAAGGCCATGTCGAATGCTTTCGAGTACCGCTGGAGCCAGCGAGGCTACCGTCGCCTCTCGTCCCAACAGCACTCCTTCGACTTGGCGGAGAACATCGAGATGACGGCAGTAACGACGACAACGACAACAACGACATCTTTTCCGAGGACGCTGAAGAGGTCGAAGACTACTAGGGACGTGAAAGCGCATCCGGTGATGAGGATCCTGCAAGCACCATCAAAGAAGGAGACGACGAGGCCGGAGTTCCTAAGGTACTTGGAGTATGTGAGGGAGGCCGGTTCGTGGGATCCTACCTCCGACAAGCCGACCATTTACTTAAGTAGAGCAACTCGTGTTCTTAAGTTCCATATTTTTACCGTGCATTTATAATCCATCCATAAAAAGCACGAGATACATATATTTATtataacaaaatatatatatatattttatttatattttctttaataTTAATATTCATTATCTATAGATTTTATGatccatttaattattttaaaattatatcatattgaataaatacattttaaaatattaaaaatattttttttaataattaaaattaataaaataataataataatacacagTTGGCCAGCCTTGATCCATCCCATGTCATCAAGGTTAAGATGAAAGGGTATTATAACACTCTTTTGCAATAATATTAatactaagggtgcgtttggttggggttatccttgataactttggttatccatccaaggttatcaataaaaatcctgtttggtttaggtaatcgatgatttccGAGTAATATTTCATGCCCGACATGTCAGCAAAAGGGACATGCAATCAGGAATCGGAAAactgaagtttttttttaatttcgggATTATcgaatttttttacccaaaatatcctcggataaaaaaaatgtaaagaaaaaaaatgaaaaatataaaaaataaaataaattttttttaaaaaacttaaaaaaaataaaaatatatatatatttaaaaaaaatggtaaaaaaactttaaaaaaaatagaaaaacattaaatttttttttaaaaatacaaaaaaaacataaaaaataaaaaatagaaaaaacatttaaaatttttaaaaatacaaaaaaatattaaaaaaattagaaaaaatgtaaaaaaatttaaagagtaaaaaataataaaaacattaaaaaatttaaaaatagaaaaatgtaaaaaaacctaaaaaattttaaattaaaaataaaaaaaaacacatgaaaatatagtaaaatataatagagtttaaataataataataataataatattattatgtaTAGCTGGTTTTGTAactaaactaggttattcattaataagggtaatctagtaaaatactaaactaggttattcattaaaaccttcaaacaaacatatttttgttgcattacctagattgaactaaataacatttggttatattttattccccataaccttgattatgtgattacccgataatcacataaccaaaattatacatgataccaaacgcacccttaaagGTTTATAATATTTCATTAATAGAAGTATTATTGATACTCTAATAGA
Coding sequences:
- the LOC122048919 gene encoding uncharacterized protein LOC122048919; protein product: MSNAFEYRWSQRGYRRLSSQQHSFDLAENIEMTAVTTTTTTTTSFPRTLKRSKTTRDVKAHPVMRILQAPSKKETTRPEFLRYLEYVREAGSWDPTSDKPTIYLSRATRVLKFHIFTVHL